The following proteins are co-located in the Silene latifolia isolate original U9 population chromosome 1, ASM4854445v1, whole genome shotgun sequence genome:
- the LOC141651528 gene encoding uncharacterized protein LOC141651528 — translation MVEQVHVIRQKMRAAQDRQKGNADLKKSDIEFSVGDKVLLKVSPMKGVIRFGKKGKLSQKYIGPYEILDRVGEVAYRLGLPPALARVHNVFHVSQLRKYVTDLSHILEPEVIEMDESLSYVEVPKEILDRKLRKTRNGEIVLVKVLWSNHNVEEAT, via the coding sequence ATGGTGGAGCAAGTGCACGTTATTCGTCAGAAAATGAGAGCGGCACAAGACCGTCAAAAGGGCAATGCTGACTTGAAAAAGAGTGATATAGAATTTTCAGTCGGGGATAAGGTTTTGTTAAAGGTGTCACCGATGAAGGGTGTTATCAGATTTGGGAAAAAAGGCAAGTTGAGCCAGAAATATATAGGACCGTATGAAATTCTTGATAGAGTTGGGGAAGTAGCTTACCGTTTGGGACTACCTCCAGCTCTAGCTAGAGTTCATAACGTGTTTCATGTGTCACAATTGAGGAAGTATGTGACTGACCTCTCTCACATACTCGAACCAGAGGTCATAGAGATGGACGAGTCCTTGAGTTATGTGGAAGTTCCCAAAGAAATTCTTGATCGGAAGTTGCGGAAAACAAGAAATGGGGAAATTGTGCTAGTAAAAGTTTTATGGTCTAACCATAATGTCGAGGAAGCAACCTAG